Genomic DNA from Solanum pennellii chromosome 3, SPENNV200:
TATTTCTTAAACGAACTAAAAcgaaaagaataacaaaatggAAAATAGAAATTGACAGATTTCAACTACTTTCTAGCTATATTGACAAATACTCAATTACATAtgtattattattgtaatttgaCGTATTTCCTTTATTAAACCTCTATCTAATAAACCTTTTTGCCTTTTCATATCCAAATTATTCCTTTATCTTTCATTACAACTATAATGTAATAGTAGTAAttactacaaaaaaattaacttttaataattatgaaggtcaaattaactttatttGACGGAGTTGAATCATCAATATGAGTATATTAGTAATACGTTactgtttttgttgttgattaattattaattaagaaaGTTGAGATTATGTAGACAATGTCAATTTACAGTACATTATTGAAAGGCTAAATGCATCATTAATTCAAAAATGGGACCCAACTAAACAATTTCGCAATTGCAGGAGGCCACGTTGATAATTACTTATACATCGTCTAGTACTTCTTTCACGCTCTTTCACACTGCGTGTCAGGCACGTTGCCAATTTCAAAATCATTGCCGCCCAGGATAACGCCCGTACGTGTTTCGATTCACGATTAATcgtttgatatttaaaaattatacgaaaaataatatgatgaaATTTTTCTTATATACTAATGAAGAATAAATATAAGGTGTAATTTGACTCACAATAAAAACAGAAAAAGGAGTATATTGTCTTTTGACTttttaatagaataaaataaaaggtacTATTATTAAATGAGTTAACAAGAAAAATTggtaaaaagataaatattaagAAGAAATTTGTTGAATTCAGTTATTGattattcaaaatttgagaATTGAGATAGGATTAATtgaatctataaaaaaaaacatattactATTAATTCTTCACTCGACAATCACATTAAGATGATAAATAATTGTAAagatatgatatttttattgtatttaatGAGTGTTCATGTATATAACAAATATTACGTTGTAAGATTTAattgtttaataaaaaaatcactagTGTATAATGTCACACCTCAAGATTCTTAATTTTCATGTGCTTTCTTCTATTGTAATCTAAATAAGCTAGAATAGGAACCTCTAAAGATTTAGTTATGCCACAATCACatgaataaagaaaattttctacaattataatatattaattagtgAAGAGTGCcttatattttcttcaaatttgtaCTTGTACTTTTCACATTAATAATTCGTCTTAATTTGCAcagtaaatttcaaatttccaaCAAAATACTCTCTATTTCTAATTACTTGTTTATcttgataaataaaagaaataaaataataaattctttatgttaataattattttttaaataaatgtacTAAATCAAAAATGGAcaattaaatttcttattaaaTGCAGCTTGGTAAGTCATTTCAAAGTTATTACTATAAAAACTCTTTAATACATATTTCTCGCTCCAATCACTTTAAcatattaaaagaatatatattaataactcAAGGTAATTTCCCAATTGCAGGAATAAGATTTCAGACATGTGCTAATTAATATGAATGTCACAATAAGATATATTTTCGTAATTACTATTTACTTCActccaaaataaatataacattaGCAAAAATAATCTGCCagatttctatattttttaactaTATTTTTGTACTTCATCTTCTTAATAATgttaacttttcaaaaatatatattgaatataaataatttaaagatgtatgtatcaatatttattaattttttgataaatttgaattttattaaagtGATGTTTATTTTGAACGGAAATAGAATATACTAGTTTTATTGTGGAGTTGAAAATTCCACCAAAAAGATGTGCTTTTGATTAGTACGTGTAGCTAACGCGTCGTGAATGCGAATGGGATTTGTTTTGGTTTTCATAGGCTTACAAGTTTCATCACTGTTCCTTCAGTCTTTTCCTTCCTCACGGTACCCCATTGGAGAAACAGGCCATTTTCTCTcattctctctctattttctctctctagaaaaaCTCCATTGCGACAAGTATATCCATCGTTAAAAGTTGTTTCTAGGGTTTGAATTTCGTTCCTGTAGCAGCACAACGAAAAAGGGGGTCCTATTTGCATCATCAAAGAATTACccacttttttcttcttcgaaAAATGACGACTTCTGCTGTGAAGAACAACTTCTTGCCACCGGGATTGGTGTCAAATCTTCAGGAAGTTCTTCTTAACAGAAAGGGTGCTCAAAATGATAAAGATCAGCAATCGAAGCCGAAAGATGATGACCCATCAACTCAGCCGTCGTCTTCTGACTCGGTTCCCGATGTTGCCGCTGATGACGCTGACAGTGCTAAGCCAGTGGTATTGGTTACTAATGCTGATGGGATTGAATCTCCTGGTCTTACTTGTCTTGTTGATGCTCTTGTTCGTCAAGGTCTCTGTAATGTTAATGTCTGCGCTCCCCAATCGTGAGTTTCTCTACTTGTGTATGTTTCTTTTTTCCATATTATTTAagttttgtttatgattttagcgtggaaaattttgatataattttgtgttttttcaaCTGATATTGTGttgaagtttgaattttgaacCCGCTTTACCAGTGTCCTTTAGTTTGAGCTACAATGCATACCCAAGATATTGAATGATTTTGGaggttttttcttttgtggTTAAAGCATATCAGCTACTGTTGAGGCAAATCGTGGTGGGTCACTCTGTGTTACTGTATTGAAGTTTAGTGTAGTTAATTTTGAAGTTCTTTAGTATGTGTTCAACTGAGTCTTGTGTTGATGTTTGAATGTGGATCATTGAGTCTACTTTGCGAGTGCCTTCTGGTTAGAGCTAAAAAGCAACATATCGTGATTTTGAATGATCTTGAAGGTTCCATTTTTGTGATTAAATCTTATCTGTTATTGTAGAGATAAATCGGTGGCGGGCCATTCTTTTACACTTAAAGAAACCATTGCAGTTACTCCGACTGACATTCACGGTGCTACTGCTTATGAAGTATCTGGTACGAACATACAATTACTGTAGGGTTATTTCGATTCTTTTGTGTTGAAGAGCTTGCAGACGCATTAACTCTATCTTTTAGAACAGTTTGTATGTTAAGAATTATATACCATATTTTATCTTAACAGTGTTATTCTTTGTGTATTTAATCTTCTTTCAGGGACTCCTGTAGATTGTGTGTCATTAGCCTTGTCTGGGGCACTCTTTTCCTGGTCAAAGCCAGTCCTGGTATTTTTAGGCACCCTTTCTACAGTATATCATTTCTGTTTTAATAAATTGGATTTAGTATTGCTTACCTGCTGTGTCTCTGTTATTTCTTCCCCCATGGATGTTTAGGTAATAAGTGGAATCAACAGGGGTTCAAGTTGTGGCCATCAAATGTAAGTATTATAGTCTTTGTTAGTAACTCTAATTTAGTACGTATGTATTCCTGAAGCTCTTTAGTCACTAAGTTATTCAAATGGTTGTTTAAGGCTTCTTGCACTcgtatatttcttgtttttgtctCCTTGGGGATCTGTGATTATGTTTATTACTCCATTGTACAGGTTTTACTCAGGTGTCGTAGCTGGTGCTAGGGAGGCATTGTTTAACAGTGTTCCATCTATATCGATATCACTTGACTGGTACTTACCTTTCTTTTTTGATCAAAAGAGGTCCTGTTCGTTCTTAACTAATAGTTTGTTCCATAATCTACTTCAGGAGGAATGATGAAAGTCAAGAAAGTGATTTCAAGGACGCCGTGAGTGTTTGTTTACCATTGATAAATGCAGCCATCAGAGACATAGAAAAGGGAGCATTTCCTAAAAGTTGCTTGTTGCATATTGGAGTTCCGAAATCTCCTCTGACAAACAAGGTCTGTAAAATGATCCTCCATCTCACCTGCACctcttttgaaaacaaaaaatgaatgaaatccAGCCTTTTCATTTCTCCACACAGGAATCTTAAATTTGTGTaacttgttttagttttaatcaGGACTTCCTCTTATTTCTATTATTAATACAAAGCAGTGAGATTTGGTTTAGAGGGGACTGTGGTGATTAGAGGTTATTTAGGGGTAAACTACTGTATACTCCCCCCGTTTAAAAAAAGATGGCCTAGTTagacttggaacggagtttaagaaaagaaagaagacttttaaatcttgtggtcttaaattaaagttatgtcaaatgtaccaaaatgtcctttaatctggtggtcttaaacatgctacgtggaaagttaaagttaaagtgttttcaaaaaaggaaaggagtcattctttttgaaacaaacaaaaggaaatagggacattcttttttaaacggagggagtaatagaAATGTCTACCTTGGAATTTTGTTGTCTGTTAATGAATATACGacataaaagaaatagtttaagtGTTATACAACACCTAATATGCCATGGGACAAGCCTAGGAAATACTGCTAAATGTATCACACCTGTGTCTTCCTGTTGTGGGTGAGCGCTAAAACAGGCATTCTTGCACCGACTCCAGTTTCCAGAAAGGGAAATGATTTCATAATCTTTCAAATTGGGAAGAATAAAGTAGAGAAAcatttgatttatgatatggTCTACTGACAATTGCATTACAGAGAGTTAATGCCCTTACTATTAATCATACCTTCTGCAATGGTTGCTGAAGCACATCTCATTTTTTCACCAGTCCACCTATTGT
This window encodes:
- the LOC107015123 gene encoding uncharacterized protein LOC107015123, encoding MTTSAVKNNFLPPGLVSNLQEVLLNRKGAQNDKDQQSKPKDDDPSTQPSSSDSVPDVAADDADSAKPVVLVTNADGIESPGLTCLVDALVRQGLCNVNVCAPQSDKSVAGHSFTLKETIAVTPTDIHGATAYEVSGTPVDCVSLALSGALFSWSKPVLVISGINRGSSCGHQMFYSGVVAGAREALFNSVPSISISLDWRNDESQESDFKDAVSVCLPLINAAIRDIEKGAFPKSCLLHIGVPKSPLTNKGFKLTKQSLWSSKLCWQAKSSTRNLAAGRFLPNQQSLGMQLAQLGRDASAAGAARKLVTQRKNIEVVESVGIAGKSDPDRKVKYFRLELLDKKQEEEDEDLDFRALENGFVAVTPVSLVMRVETDVNAAASKWISSALEVEQ